The region TCCTATATATTactttttgtatattttttctgtgtttctttGTCCAGAATTGTCAAccagctttttaatttctctgtcactggcttctgcaaaaaagtattcttttgttttccatgaccgATTAAAAGTTTAGCTCGAATGCTTGCTCGTTTCTGGGCCTTTAGTCCATCCAAACAAAATCAGACGATGGATATCAAATCGGACGGTGGATATCGTCTGATAACCACTGTCTGATTTTGTATCATGTGATCagttttattcaattttgagAGCTCAAAGAAATTATTCGGTGGGTTATAATTAACActcattctttgaaatcgaggcCAATAGCGGCAGAATATTGAGAAAGCCGTGAAGTGGCAAGATAAATATTCAccgagattgaaaagaatcATTGTTCTAGTatatactcactcagtgatctcaacaacactttttttggccttctttgtgttttctggCACAGCTTCTTCTTggattttcaatatttatGGTTCACTAATGGTGGCGAAACGCAAGTTTACACCAGCCAGTggggagtgaataatgctcaattaCTCTGAGATAGCGAACCAGccagattgcttgaaacaccaagatcactcAGAGTGAGTATATACTAATAACAAATATACATTAAAACTATATCATATGATGCAATAGTCAGTGCTAAacttttatcaaaacaaaactaaactaaaaaaataCTCACTCTTCTCCCTTTCTTGTCTATGCCTTTCTGATTGTTCCAAGAATTTTAGAAATTGATCATCAATTTCCACACCATCATGGTCGTCATCATCTtcttcatcgtcatcatcattatcaccaaTATTGCGAGCACTATTAGAAGCACTGTCACAATCATCTTCACTTTCGTTATCACCATAAATGTTATAATACAAACCATCAGAATATTTTTGCTGAAAGGGAAAACCATCATGGGCATCTTGATCACttctgaaatttttccgactAGGTTTATAACAGTGGGTATTTGCGTAAGCGTCTGGACAGTCTTCGCACAAGTCCCTGGGGTAATCATTACATGTGTAAAAATCACAACCATAAGGTCCCACAGCATTACCAAAATTGTCCTCATTTTGGCTGCAATCGCAATCCTCTTCAACACTTGCATTTCTCTCTACACATTCGCAAGTCTGATTTGTGGTTGTGAAATTAGTGTTCCTGTGTTGATTGTAAACACTCCACCACCATAATGACAtttgataacaataatttgcaTTCCATTTAGCGAATGAGATGAAATCATCTGTTGTCGTTTGCCGTTCTCGATACATATCTTTATGACTGTTGAACGATTGACGCTGATCTGCCATCTCTTTCAAAAGCTTTCCACTGATCTTTAGTACTGCATAGAACCTCGCGAAGACCTGCACCCGTTGTCGTTTAAGTTATTGCTAAGGACTCTGGGAAGTGTTGTCATTTCTCTGATTAGCGGCAAACCATAACAGATATTAGGTAGGTTATGTATGGGGAATTATTATGTACCCAATAAATCTTGTTATTACATACATATTATGTCCTACAGGCATGCAGTAAACATACACAGGCGACATGACTATTCACAGGTATACAcagctatttaacaattagtaaatttttagctcaggataatgattttccagttttctgattggttccctaagcccacgatatgagccattatcgttaagtttgagcaaataaggaaaaactgatggcgaatttcttgtgctgaaattttagaggtcggaaaacattttttcgcggcgtcgtcgataaagaaaatgtcacgatttgaggaggtttcacccgaagaaatcaagggaattgcttgaaaatttactaaggccccgtttatatgaagaaaagttgtcccgagcaagagggtcaccctcctagccgagtcaactttaccgagcgtttatatgagaaaaaagttgacccctctgcccgagccaagagctgactttccaataacaacagagctcgcgcatgctctgatcgtctctcgttgaccgagttgacccggctaggcgagccaaagtgtttatatggagaaaagttggcccggctaggagggtgaccctaccatcgcaaaagggtaacccggctaggcgggtaacccttctagccgagccaactttttgtttctcatgtaaacggttcgccaagttttgtaaggaaatgtatgaaaagttggctcgcccagggtagctcgggtaggcgggtgacccttctacccgggacaacttttctccatataaacggggcctaaaacagttattcttctcggacttgccggatatgagctgataataaccaactcggcctacggcctcgttggttatatatatcagctcatatccggcgcgtctttgaagaataactgttaattattccacgagcgcgcgttggatatgagatgatattattattagatgaCTGTAATCATCTCActgaaaaattttgcaattCCATATGCgggattttaattttccaaatatggaaaacaatttttctccaaaacaACTCCGATTTGAAGATTAAATTAACCTTACTACTACCTGCTCACGACATCTAAAATGTCTAAAGCATCTGATACTTAGTGAGAGACAAATTAAATGCATGAGAAGGAGAAAGTTGTCCTTACCGAAAAGTAAGCTTGGTAACAAATGTTTCCATGGTAAGAAAAGGCACCTGTCGATTTTGATAATGCACATAAATGCGAAGGGCGAATTGCACACATACAGAACCCGCGGTACTGGGCATGTAAAAGTAGTTCCTTCAGATGAAATGATTGTTAATCTAAGACATATTGTCAAAACACCTcgttaataataaaataaagaatataTCTCCTTTTTTAAGCCAAGACTTGGCAACTTATTACAATGTAAGAAAAGTTGAATAAATCCTTCAGACGATTTGCCTATTCTCTTTTCACGTTAAATTACGCTCTCGCTTTGGTTTTAAAGGTAAAAGTTAAACTCTGTACAAgcttaaatttgttttctcgcataagagaaagagagaagcTGAAGTGGATAAAACAGTggtttgattattttattgaagaaaaaaaaaacaacaaaaacaaataaacaaaacgcGCACTTGGTTGACATTTTGCCTACCCACAaaacttttgacaaattttgaagTGGCAGCCGCGAAAAGTAGACAAGAGTTCTTTTATTTCACGAGAACGTTTTAGTAATATCCTCGTCAGTGAATGACGAAAAGATATAACATGAACACACACTGCAACTACAACGTCGAACAAACGTCAAATGGGCTTGTGCCCAGGTCCCTGTCTTTGAGGAGCAGCGGGACTATGTTCTAAAAAGTTCCCGCCACTTTTGCCGCCAACTCCAGTCAGACAACCGATGTTTACAGCCACAAACCAATCTGCTCACAGCTCGTGCGCTTGACTTGTGCCGTCCGTcagaacatttttcaaagcaagctAAACCACGGGAAGGAACAGTGAAAATTTTGGCTCCTTTTTCTTCCGAATTATTCCCTCGGAAAATTAACAAGTAAGActtttagcaaaacaaaaatgggaTTCAAGAAGGCAGACGACATTTAAGGTTAGTGTTTCCTCTTATGCTGCAAGCCACACGCGAGGTCGACGAGTTATCACAAATACAAATTCTTACGTTTgttgacttttattttcaatacaCCTTCACAAATAAACCAGTTGTCTTGCGCTAGAAAAGTTTTCACGCTATAGCAAGGTTTGtcggaaaaaaacaattttttgaacGTTTTTTGTTATAGAATTTAGTTACACGTGGGACTGCAACATTTTATCCTGCGGTAAAAAAATGTCGCGCCGGGTTCAACTATTTGCAAGGAGtaagttgaaaacaaatctTAATTAATCTAACGTTAACGCGATACAACTTTTTCAAAAGAGAAGGAGGAAGAttaattttctccttttttcattGTATATCAAGTAACGGGTGTCAGAACTTTCCCTAAAGTGTTGTCGTGCTCCTTTGCCAAAAGCATTGAAGCGATGCACTAACTTCTGTTTTTCCTTTAGTCTTCTACTTTATATCAAAAGCttcttgaaaacttttttctcttttggtCATACCGAACCTCATCAGGGAGTTTACTCAATCTAGTTTCATTCCTGTGCATCAAATTAGCCACAGAATTATCGAAATTGCTAATATTCGCAGTTTAATTTAtaccaaaaagttaaaaactttTCCTCAAGCTGTGAAGTCCCTTATAAATTTGTGGAAAAATATCAATTTTCGCAATTACTTCCGCTTAGAAATCATTCTATCCTTCTGCTGAATTTGTATCATTATGGAAGAAAGAGGCAAAGCCTATGAATGCTTCCAATCTTACCTTTCCAACGGAAAACAGTTTGTGTGTGTTAATTGTCATGATTCCGACTTCCTACCTTTAACTTGTGGTGTTCCTCAAGGATCTGTTCTTGGACCTTTGCTGTTCTCGTTATATGTTAATGACTTACCCAATACCTCAAGTTTACttacttttcatttgtttgctgatgacactaatATATACTATTCATCTAAGAACCTTGATGATCTTGAATCAAGGCTAAATCATGAGCTTAAAATGGTTGCCAAATGGATGAAATCCAACAGGTTAGCACTaagtattttaaaaacaaatttcattctttttcattcaaagaaattgaagccaagtaagttattttatttaaaagttgATGGAGTAATATTAAGCAAGTTTTCACTGTTTAATATCTAGTTGTTACCTTTGACTCAGATCTTACCTGGAAAAATCATATTAACAACTATGTTAAACTATCAAAAACTGTAggaattattttgaaattgagaTACGATGTTAACTTTGATATCCTTACAGTTACTATGCTCTATTATTCATTAATCTATCCCTTTCTTATCTGTCTTCAAGTGTAGGGTTTAACATACCTAACCTACTTAAAGCCtgtcaccactttgcaaaagCGAGTAGCTAGAATTATGACATTCTCAGAACCTGTCACATTCAGAACCATTGTTAAAATCTCTTaatctgttaaaatttaatcaTACAATCCACTCAGAAGTCCTTTCTTTTGGTTATCAGTGGTTTCATAAGCTGATTCCTTCATGGGTTTATTCAAACTGATATCCTCTATACATGACTATCCTACAAGTCAGTCactgaatgaaaatttatttataaaataaattcaaactaCTCAATATGGTGTTTGCTCTCTTCATTACACTGGTTCCAACCTCTGGAACTCACTACCAAATACTATCAAGCAGATAACTCCATTTTCTAGATTTTGTAAAActttcaataaaaattatagatggtattaataatattaatactaGTTCTTAAGTTgatatgtaattattattatcataattattattattattaatatgtatatatatatatatatatatatatgggagaaaaaaacaaataaactacaagttcatccctacgagcctgtttcgtggtcgcccactcatcaggggatcccctgatgagtgggtgaccacgaaacaggcttgtagggatgaacttgtagtttatttgttttttttctcccatatatagttcgctctacttcaatgtattgagcactgttttacgaacatcaagttttacactttatacatatatatatatacatattaaTAATGAATTTTGGATTGTTCGATCATAAAGACATACTTTTAacataaattttttatttaacactGTATTCCCTTTGATAAATTTAGTTACTTTGGGGCACCTACTCGATTAGTTTCATAAGCTATTTAGGTGTCCCAAACTCCTCACAATCAACCTTGTATAAaaactgtttgttttctatttatcccttttctttttccctttacACTTTACATCTTAATcacaattgcaaaaaatttcatTAGTACTATTTCTCATCTTCTATATgtaatttgtatatatttataggtattctattttttcctttttttaatactgtaaaataattaatgtttgagtgagtttaaattaaaattgaattgaattgaattgaatagCTTCGAGGTTGGtaaaaaaaacgaacaaacaaattcgtgctaatttgaaatctaaacCAATGAGCACAATTCTCGACAGTACCTATTTCCTGCCAtcgcttattttttttatgtctcTGTACATATTCAGCCTTAGTTCATTAGATTCGTTTTTGATTCgtccaaaacaaaacaaaaaaaaactctaaattggaaaatggaaaggaagggaaatttccattaaaacaattaaaattgaagCATAGGAATAATTTATGAGCAACCTTGTGAACATATTATTACCATGCACGATAAAATTTATTGCATGACAAAGTTTGTTTCCATTGTTTAGAACGAGCAAAGATTGAAGCTCATAACAAAGTTAAGTTTTATATCAATTTGTAAATCTGAGTAACTTACTCTATCTTCAATAATGTAATAGAAGTTGAGTAAAACTTTCAGTGGCTGGGCAAGGGTATTTTAACGGGGGCCTTACTATTTGTAAGAGCTAGACGCAAATTCTTGTGAACTGAGAGAGCTGGTGATGACCAAACTGGTCATCCTTCCAGAATAGGGGTAATTTTGCTAGAAGCAGTTCTAATGGACGTGATCCAATGAAGAACTGACTGACCCGACCGTCCAGTCCTCATACATATTTCTAGACAATTGAGATTATCAAGCCTTTGAGCTTACTATTTCTTCGCAAGAAAGAATTTCAGTGAACCCGGTTGGATTCGACAATCGCAAGGCACTTGGAATGGCAGAAAACAGTGAATTGGTCAACATCAGTTCCAATAGCTTTCTGAAACTTTCTAACATGATGCAATGACACCAGCAAATACTTTTCTCCTTTCAAATATTGAGGACTCCCACACTCATCATCTCTATTTTAGAGGTGCAGAGATCCCTATAGATATAGCGCAGGTAGAGGTTATTAAGGCATTAAACCAATCCCcaacccccacccccccccccccacaaaaaaaaatgaaggatcGCAACAGACTGAGACTGAGAACGTTCTACTGGACCAGAGgaataaaagaataaaagaagTGTATTATTTCTCATTAAAAACAAGCAGGAAAACATACCACTGTATCCGCCTGTTtcccattaattttaaattgcttaTTCCATGCTTTTGCCATATGAAAGGAATATTAAAACACTAATTGTTTATGCACGACCGAAGACGATGTTTTGGCTGATTATCAACTTCctcttctctttttacgtttaAATTACGCtctcgtttttgttttaaaggtACAAGTTAAATTCTGTACGAgcgtgaatttttttttcctcgcataagagaaagagagaagtGAATAGAACAGTggtttgataataataataattgattattttattgaaaaaacaaacaaacaaagaaacaaaaaaaaaaaagaaaaaaacgcgCACTTGGTTGACATTTTGCCCACCCACAaaacttttgacaaattttgaagTGGCAGCCGCAAAAAGTTTCCGCCACCTTTGCCGCCAACTCCAGTCAGACAACGGATGTTTacatcaacaaaccaatctgTTGACAGTATTTGGCCCACGTGCTTTTAACTGACAGCTCGTGCGCTTTAGTGCTGTCAGTcggaacatttttcaaagcaagcaAAACCACGGGAaggagaatttaaaatttttgctcCTTTTTGTTCCAAATTATTCCCTCGGAAAATTAACAAGCAAGGCTTTTAGCACAACGAAAACAAGATTCAAGTAGGCAGACGACATTTAAGGTTAGTGTTTCCTcttataaaattattgtaagaATAGTAAGCGACATGCAAGGCCGACGAGttatcaaaaaaaaactttgtacGTTTGTTGACTTTTATTTCCATATGCCTTCAAAAGTGAATCAGTTGTCTTTCATTAGAAAAGGTTGTGCTTTATAGCAAAGTGTatcggaaaaaaaacaaattttttggaCGATTTTTTCATCGAATTTAGTTACACGTGGGAGTACGACATTTAGTCCCGCctaaaaaaaatgtcgcgccGTGTTCAACTATTTGCAAGgagtaaattgaaaacaaatctaaattaattaattgtaGGTTTGTTGACTTTTATTTCCATATGCCTTCCAAAATGAGTCAGTTGTCTTTAACTAGAAAAGCTTTCGCTTAACAGCAAAGTTTATcggaaagaaacattttttggaCGATTTTTTCATCGAATTTAGTCACACGTGGGACTAACATTTAGTCCCgcggacaaaaaaaaaatgtcgcgccGTCTTTAAGTATTTGCAAGgagtaaattgaaaacaaatctgACTTAATCTTAACGTTAAGACGATACAACTTTTacaaaagagaagaagaaggaagCTTAATTTTCCCCTTTTATTCACTGTTCATCAAGTAGCGGTTTTCAGAACTTTCTCTATCGTGTTCCTTTGCCGAATGCACTGAAGCGATGCATCAACTGCTCTTATTCATTTAGTCTTCTAGATTGCATCAAAAGCTCTTAGAAAAAAACTCCTTTTTCCATTATACTGACCCTCGTCAGGGTCACATCAAATTAACCACGGAACTGTCGATATTACTAATAGTAGTAGTTTGATTTATAccaaaagtttaaaaacgtTTCCTTATAACCTGCGAAGTCGTTGAATTTGTGCAAAAACATCAATTTTCGCATTTCCACCACTTCGCTTGAAAGttcgtaaaaaaaatgaacaaacgAATTCGCGctaatttgaaatctaaacCAATGAGCGCAATTCTCGACATAATTTCCAGTCATCCCTTACTTTTTCACGCATCTGTGCGTGTACAGCCTTAGTTTATAAGTTTAGTTTTTGATTCgtcaaaagaaaatagaaaaactaaattggaaaaaggaaagcaagggaaatttcaaataaaacatttaaaactAACATATaggaaaaattaattcattggGCAACTTTGTTACAAATTACCACGATAAAATTTATAGGATAACAAAGGTTGTATCCATTTTTAGAGAGCAAAGATGGGGGCTTATAATAAAGTTAAGTTTTATGCCAACTTGTCAAtctgaaatgaaaggaaaattatgttaaaatcGTTCAAAAAGTCATAGCGTAAgaaaatcctttcttttagTCTTTGCGTTAAAGATATTTCAACGAAAAGTTCCTTAAAACATATAAAAATATGAACGTGGCTATGATGAAAAATAGACCCGCATTACGCACATGTTTGGAGTGTTAAAGCACATCCAGctgacaaaaagttaaaatctcGGTCAAAGAAAAGGTTGCAATCACGAAAACCAATgggttaaaattttttttgcaacctTGTACACAGGTGTCAATATTTCATTTACATTTCAGAgctaaaatgaaattaacacTCTGTTTGCAGATCCCATCAGAAATAAACCAACCCTGACCAACATCAGCCACACAAGCTAAGGCTTATCCTGCAGAGTGAGACCAAAATAAGGCCACGATAAACAGGAGAAAAACCCTCAAGCATTCAGAGcaaccactgagaaaaaattgattttgccCTTCCACTCAAGACAGACAACAGAATGACAACACCATACCTCAGTGCCGCAGCCACAACAACTTTTAGTGACAGATCACATTTGCTGAAAGCCACCCCTACTGTACAATGATGACAGACAATTCAAAAGTCACACCTTATTGCCACAGCCATACCAAGTGTAAGTTGTATCACAAGATGGGATGGGACTGGGTGGTTTAATTATAAAGCTCTGGATGTACCTTACAAAGCACACTTTGCACGCACATGCATTCGGCCAGAAGTCAATCAGGCTTCTTTGTTCGGCTTaacttttaaataacttaGTCAGAGTAGTTAGTGGGACCCTGGTGTGGGATGGCTCCTCCCCTTAGGCTCTCATAAAGTATTGGGTTGCTTTGCAGATTATTCGGTCAGCGTCAGTCTTTTCGAAATCGTTCGGCTTTTTCTTCAACGGCTTTTTCTTCAACGGCTTTTTCTTCTGATGTTGCGATTTGATGGATTGCCTTTttggacttttttttccacgcCCGAGGACCTCGTACAGTTTGCCTTCCACATACCATTCAACTTTTCCTCTGCCTCAAGACTTCctggatgtcatttttttgttgcggCCTCGTCTACTCTTTCGGACACcagaagacttttttttctatgacCAACCagaagctgttttgtttttcctatgCCTGAAGAAGACTTGTGATGTCTGAAGAAGACTCGTGATGCCTGAAGAAGCCTTCCACACTACAAGACATCGTCCTCGACGTCGACACCACGAGTCCAGCTCAGTTGCGCCTAGGACACCAATTTGACTGGCACATTCACACTTCGCTTGACAGACCAAGCTCTGATTAAGCGAAGATGTTTCAGTAAGGTTCAACCAGAATTTACTTAAACAGTGTACTCATAAATACTACATAAGATTGTCAGGTTAGCCTCGCACTCATTGGATGAGCTCttcctcttgcaaaaaattaccaaaccaaattctctctttcttttctggaTCTCTTTAAGTCATAAATTGGATTGTATGCTGGCTGGCGTTGCATGGAGGCAAGGGCTTAAGCCAACTTTGCGAGAATAGAGCAGATTAGCAAGAACTTAACTTTTCCTAGCAGCCATAGGTTACTTACAAAGAGTCAGCTGTGATCAGGCTtctcttaaataaagaaaatccttaTCACAGGCCACTCAAGGGAACCTGGGAACAGCGCACACATCTCAGTTTAGGTTAAGATAATTGATGCAGCTCGAGAACAAGCATTCAGGATCAAGACGTCTGGCCAATAGAtaac is a window of Acropora palmata chromosome 4, jaAcrPala1.3, whole genome shotgun sequence DNA encoding:
- the LOC141879689 gene encoding uncharacterized protein LOC141879689, whose product is MADQRQSFNSHKDMYRERQTTTDDFISFAKWNANYCYQMSLWWWSVYNQHRNTNFTTTNQTCECVERNASVEEDCDCSQNEDNFGNAVGPYGCDFYTCNDYPRDLCEDCPDAYANTHCYKPSRKNFRSDQDAHDGFPFQQKYSDGLYYNIYGDNESEDDCDSASNSARNIGDNDDDDEEDDDDHDGVEIDDQFLKFLEQSERHRQEREKRKQESLDKEDDYIEVGSAHLNTTVSAPTEQPGAKRKEEMKLLYGKHASEVMALEASLQLNFDKNCDTRQPVFWPSIPLKF